One genomic segment of Vespa velutina chromosome 10, iVesVel2.1, whole genome shotgun sequence includes these proteins:
- the LOC124951994 gene encoding uncharacterized protein LOC124951994 isoform X2 — MPFLLSCVSLVAGQYNNRPYQMTTPVPILKQINKHNGDGSYSYGYEAADGSYKIESKYPTGEVYGKYGFVDDTGNVREIEYGATRRGFEPAGAGINVPPPTLTSANSIANEPEDDGQYREDPSVYYTDPRYTNGERYEPRSSAQPYNLQRRPPIDSRSLPSNSMPIAPRMSAPRYEAAYRPQYQPQYQGQQGQGRSLYTPMAYQAGYQGHPAPNVVSNAGLASYTINYKR; from the exons ATGCcgttccttctttcttgcGTCAGCTTGGTGGCCGGCCAATATAACAATCGACCTTACCAGATGACCACTCCTGTGCCTATTCTCAAGCAAATCAACAA gcACAACGGAGACGGTAGCTACAGTTATGGTTACGAGGCTGCCGATGGTTCTTAcaaaatcgaatcgaaatatCCGACCGGTGAAGTTTATGGGAAATATGGATTCGTTGACGATACCGGGAACGTTCGAGAGATCGAGTATGGTGCTACTAGGCGTGGATTCGAGCCTGCCGGAGCTGGGATTAACGTACCACCACCGACCTTGACCTCAGCCAACAGCATTGCGAACGAGCCCGAGGACGATGGTCAATACCGAGAGGACCCATCGGTTTATTATACCGATCCAAGATATACCAATGGTGAACGTTACGAGCCAAGATCATCAGCTCAGCCTTATAATCTTCAACGACGTCCTCCCATCGATTCACGTTCTTTACCAAG CAATTCTATGCCAATTGCTCCTCGAATGTCGGCGCCTCGATACGAGGCCGCGTATCGACCACAGTATCAACCGCAATATCAAGGACAACAGGGACAAGGGAGATCCTTGTACACTCCGATGGCATACCAAGCCGGATATCAGGGACATCCGGCGCCCAACGTGGTCTCAAATGCTGGCTTGGCATCCTATACTATAAATTACaaacgatag
- the LOC124951994 gene encoding uncharacterized protein LOC124951994 isoform X1 — translation MRLPMPFLLSCVSLVAGQYNNRPYQMTTPVPILKQINKHNGDGSYSYGYEAADGSYKIESKYPTGEVYGKYGFVDDTGNVREIEYGATRRGFEPAGAGINVPPPTLTSANSIANEPEDDGQYREDPSVYYTDPRYTNGERYEPRSSAQPYNLQRRPPIDSRSLPSNSMPIAPRMSAPRYEAAYRPQYQPQYQGQQGQGRSLYTPMAYQAGYQGHPAPNVVSNAGLASYTINYKR, via the exons ATGCcgttccttctttcttgcGTCAGCTTGGTGGCCGGCCAATATAACAATCGACCTTACCAGATGACCACTCCTGTGCCTATTCTCAAGCAAATCAACAA gcACAACGGAGACGGTAGCTACAGTTATGGTTACGAGGCTGCCGATGGTTCTTAcaaaatcgaatcgaaatatCCGACCGGTGAAGTTTATGGGAAATATGGATTCGTTGACGATACCGGGAACGTTCGAGAGATCGAGTATGGTGCTACTAGGCGTGGATTCGAGCCTGCCGGAGCTGGGATTAACGTACCACCACCGACCTTGACCTCAGCCAACAGCATTGCGAACGAGCCCGAGGACGATGGTCAATACCGAGAGGACCCATCGGTTTATTATACCGATCCAAGATATACCAATGGTGAACGTTACGAGCCAAGATCATCAGCTCAGCCTTATAATCTTCAACGACGTCCTCCCATCGATTCACGTTCTTTACCAAG CAATTCTATGCCAATTGCTCCTCGAATGTCGGCGCCTCGATACGAGGCCGCGTATCGACCACAGTATCAACCGCAATATCAAGGACAACAGGGACAAGGGAGATCCTTGTACACTCCGATGGCATACCAAGCCGGATATCAGGGACATCCGGCGCCCAACGTGGTCTCAAATGCTGGCTTGGCATCCTATACTATAAATTACaaacgatag